From the genome of Thiovibrio frasassiensis:
TAAAGATCCCCCCCAGAATGGCCGGATTTTCCGAAATCCCCCGCCCCTTCAGGGCAATGGCCACAAAGACAATCCCCAGCACCCCCACCGTGGAAAGCGAGGGGAAACGGGGCGCCCAGGTCTTTTTGAATTCCTGGGGCCCGTATTTTTTCAAAAACACCTGCCGGGTAAGATAGCCGAGCAGCATGGGGAGAAAGACGATGATCACAATCTGCTTGACCACCAGCAGCAGGTCAACATCGACCCGGGCGCCCATGAGCCCCTGGACATAAAAGGGCGTGGCCAGCGAACCCAAGGTAAGGCCGATAACCGTCATGTTGACGGCGGCGGCGAGATTTCCCTTGGCAAAGCCGGTCCAGGAGATGGTCATACCGCTGGTGGGCAGCAAGGAGGCAAGGAGCAGCCCCAAAGCCATGTACGGCTGGTCCCGAAAGAAAATAAGCCCCAAGCCATAGGCGACAAAGGGGACCACGAGAAAATTGATGCCCTGGGCGAAAAGCTGCAGCCTGACATTCTTGATCCCTTCCTGCAAGGCCTTGATATTCAGAGTCACCATCATGGGGTAGACCATGAGAAAGGTGAAGGGCAGGATCAGAGATTTGAGAATGCTTAAGGATGCGGGGGCTACGCTGATCCCGAACAGATACCCCACCGCCATCATGGCCGGGATAACCACAACCAGCCGTTTGTTGATCTTGATCAAAAAATTCCACATACGATGCTCCTCCGCGACCTCAAGTTAACCGACACAACGCACACACCTTCGCTTATCGCGCCTCGTCAATCATCTCGCGGATCTTCTGAAAAGATTCCGCCAGCGAACCGGGAAAAACCGCATCGGCGACAATTAGGCTGATGTCCTCGGTGTTGTAGCTTAAAAATCGCAGCTGGGTCTTGCCCTCCTTGGAAAAGGCCATGACAAACTTGGGCATCAGGACCGAGCGTTCCGGGTTGGCGGCAAGACTTTTTGCCGCCTTTTCCGGCTTGCAGATCTGGATCATGTGGAGATCAAAATCCTGCCCTGCTTGAGCCCCGTGCGCCCGAAAGGTCTTGCCCATATCCATGGTGTCGGCATTGTTAATGATAAAGCCGTACTTGGTGACAACCTCTGCAAAATCCCGGGCAAATTCCGCCGGGGATTTGCCCGTTTCCGCAAGGTAGAGATCTTCCTGCTTCATAACCCACTCCTTTTATTTTTCCTGCATTCCCTAAATATCAAACCACTTCCCCGCACCCTATTCTGTGCATATGCCCACAATAAACAAGGGGAACCCGGGTGTCAAGCAAGGAATTAAGTAAAAAAGAAAACATTTAAACAGCCGCCTGAAAGGTTTGACAGACGGGTTCAATCGCGATAGGCTATCGCGCATTCGGATGACATATTAACGGTACCCACTCTTCATTATAAGGACTGTTGCCATGGGAAAAAAAATCGTGATCATCGGCGGGGTTGCCGCCGGACCAAAATCCGCCTGCCGAGTCAAACGCCTCATGCCCGATGCCGAAGTAACCATCATTGATCAGGACAATCTGATCTCTTACGGCGGCTGCGGTATCCCCTATTATGTGTCGGGCGATGTCTCCGACGAAAAGGAGCTCAGAAACACCAGCTTTCACATGACCCGGGACGAAGCCTTTTTCCTCAAGGCCAAGGGGGTCACGGCCAAAACCAACACCCGCGCCCTCTCCATCGACCGCAAGGAAAAACTCGTTCTGGTTGAAGACATCACCTCCGGCACCCAGGAGTCCATCCCCTACGACAACCTGGTCATCACCACCGGCGCCCGCCCCAATGTCCTCCCCATTCCCGGGGCGGATCTCGACGGGGTGTTCACCATCAGCGACCTGCACAAGGCCATTGCCATCAAGGAGCGGATCGCCAAGGGCGAGGTAAGCCGGGTCGTGGTCATCGGCGGCGGCGCCATCGGCATTGAGATGGCCGAGGCCTTCACCGATCTGTGGGGAATCGAAACCACCATCCTCGAGTTCATGCCCCAAATCATGCCCCGCCTGGTTGACTGGGATTTTGCCAAAATGCTGGAAACCCACCTTCAGGAAAGCGGGGTGACGGTTTTCACCGGCGAGGCAGCCTCGGCCATCGAAGGAAAAGACGGCAAGGTCTGCCGGGTCGTCACCCCCAAGCGGACTCTGGAGGCGGATCTGGTCGTGATGGCCGTGGGGGTTCGGGCACGCAGTGAACTGGCCCAGGCGGCCGGGCTTCTCGTCTCGCCCATGGGCAACATCGTGGTCAACGAGCGGCTGCAGACCTCGGACCCCAACATCTACGCGGCTGGCGACTGCATCGAGGTGAAAAACATCATCACCGGCAAAGGCTCCATCGCACCCATGGGCTCGCTGGCCAACCGCGAAGGGCGGATCGTCGGGGACAACCTGGCGGGCATCCCCACCAAATACAAGGGATGGATCGGCAGCTTCATCATGAAAGCCTTTGAACACAGCATCGCCGCCACCGGCCTTTCCCTGGACGCGGCCCTGGCCGAGGGGTTTGCCGCGGCCGCCGTGACCACCGCCCAGTCCGACCGGGCCCATTTTTTCCCCACCCAGGCCGTTATTCCGCTCCGGATCATCTTTGACACCAAAACCCGCAAGGTTCTTGGCTGCCAGGGCTTCGGCCCCATGAGCGACGCGGTGTTGGCCCGGATCGATGCAGCCGCCGCGATCATCGGCCAAGGCGGCACCATCGACGACCTCAGCCAGCTGGAAATGGCCTACGCCCCACCCTTTGCCACGGCGCTCGACGCCCTCAACGCCACCGCCAACGTGGCCGACAATCTGGCCGCCGGACGGCTGCGTTATGTGAGCACCAGGGAGTTTCTCAACTGGATGGACGATTTTGCCAGCCAGCCGGACTGGGTGGCCCTGGATCTCCGCCACTCCAACGAGGCCGGGTCTTTTGTCGAGAAATACACCAAGGAAAAATGGCTCTCCGTTCCCTACATCGAGATCCGGGACCGGTATCAGGAGTTGCCCAAAGACAAGACCATGCTCATCATCTGCGATGCAGGCACCCGCTCTTCCGAAATCCAGATTGTCCTCGACCATTTCGGCCTTACAAACAACCTGGTCCTCGGCGGCGGCTTTAACCTCATCCGCCGCATGGGCGTTGCCTGGTGGCCCAACTGATTCCGTTAACTCTCCCACAATGGCGGGTGGTCTCCAGGGCAATCCCCTTGGCGGCCATCCTCCTGTGCTGCCTGCTTGGCGCAGGGCCTGCTGCCGCGCGCAGCAAGACGGAAACGCCATCTCCCGGAAGCGGAACCGTTCAGACCTTACCCGATGCAACCTATGGCGACACCCTTGCCAAACAGATCCAAGCCGCAAGCCAGCGCATTGATCTCGCCATGTTTCTCTTCAAAACAAGCCCGTCCGGCAACAACCGGCCGGCAGGGCTGGCCAGGGATCTCATTGCGGCCAGACAACGGGGGGTGGCGGTCCGGGTTATCCTGGAATATTCCAACTATGACCCAAAACTCAATCGGGCGAACCAGGAGACAGCGGAAGCCTTAAGAAAAGGCGGGGTCACGGTGCTTTTCGACTCCCCCAAGCGGACCAGTCATGCCAAGCTGGCGGTTATTGATCGCCGTTACTGCCTGGTGGGGAGCCACAATCTCACCCAGTCGGCTCTGAGCCACAACCATGAGTTTTCCCTGCTTCTGGACAACCCAGCGCTCGCCGAGGAGATCCTGGCCTACATGGAGACACTCTTGCCGTAACCCTTTTTCTTTCCCCGTCACTTCTTCCTTCTGACAATCCGAACCTTCTTTGTCGCCCCGCCTGCCCCTCCGCTGCCAGGAGCAACCC
Proteins encoded in this window:
- a CDS encoding DUF302 domain-containing protein — encoded protein: MKQEDLYLAETGKSPAEFARDFAEVVTKYGFIINNADTMDMGKTFRAHGAQAGQDFDLHMIQICKPEKAAKSLAANPERSVLMPKFVMAFSKEGKTQLRFLSYNTEDISLIVADAVFPGSLAESFQKIREMIDEAR
- a CDS encoding phospholipase D-like domain-containing protein, translated to MAQLIPLTLPQWRVVSRAIPLAAILLCCLLGAGPAAARSKTETPSPGSGTVQTLPDATYGDTLAKQIQAASQRIDLAMFLFKTSPSGNNRPAGLARDLIAARQRGVAVRVILEYSNYDPKLNRANQETAEALRKGGVTVLFDSPKRTSHAKLAVIDRRYCLVGSHNLTQSALSHNHEFSLLLDNPALAEEILAYMETLLP
- a CDS encoding FAD-dependent oxidoreductase; the protein is MGKKIVIIGGVAAGPKSACRVKRLMPDAEVTIIDQDNLISYGGCGIPYYVSGDVSDEKELRNTSFHMTRDEAFFLKAKGVTAKTNTRALSIDRKEKLVLVEDITSGTQESIPYDNLVITTGARPNVLPIPGADLDGVFTISDLHKAIAIKERIAKGEVSRVVVIGGGAIGIEMAEAFTDLWGIETTILEFMPQIMPRLVDWDFAKMLETHLQESGVTVFTGEAASAIEGKDGKVCRVVTPKRTLEADLVVMAVGVRARSELAQAAGLLVSPMGNIVVNERLQTSDPNIYAAGDCIEVKNIITGKGSIAPMGSLANREGRIVGDNLAGIPTKYKGWIGSFIMKAFEHSIAATGLSLDAALAEGFAAAAVTTAQSDRAHFFPTQAVIPLRIIFDTKTRKVLGCQGFGPMSDAVLARIDAAAAIIGQGGTIDDLSQLEMAYAPPFATALDALNATANVADNLAAGRLRYVSTREFLNWMDDFASQPDWVALDLRHSNEAGSFVEKYTKEKWLSVPYIEIRDRYQELPKDKTMLIICDAGTRSSEIQIVLDHFGLTNNLVLGGGFNLIRRMGVAWWPN
- a CDS encoding arsenic resistance protein, which codes for MWNFLIKINKRLVVVIPAMMAVGYLFGISVAPASLSILKSLILPFTFLMVYPMMVTLNIKALQEGIKNVRLQLFAQGINFLVVPFVAYGLGLIFFRDQPYMALGLLLASLLPTSGMTISWTGFAKGNLAAAVNMTVIGLTLGSLATPFYVQGLMGARVDVDLLLVVKQIVIIVFLPMLLGYLTRQVFLKKYGPQEFKKTWAPRFPSLSTVGVLGIVFVAIALKGRGISENPAILGGIFMPLLIIYGLNFGLSTVLGRMFFNRGDAIALVYGTVMRNLSIALAIAINAFGSKGADAALVIAVSYIIQVQSAAWYVKFSDRIFGPPVSAE